The DNA segment CGGGGGTCGAGCTACGGTGATCAATAAGCAGCAAACCGGTTTTACCTTATTAGAAGTGTTAATTGCTCTGGCGATTTTGGCCATCTCATCCCTTGCGGTGATCAGCCAGACAGGCCAGAGCCTGACACAATTAGAGCGCTTACATTTAAAAACGACCGCCATGGTTGTGGCGGATAATCAGTTGGCTTTACTTCAAGCGGCCCCAGATTGGCCTGCTGTTGGTAGCCAGACGAAATCGGTTAAGCTGGGTGAGCAGCAATGGCAGGTCAGCACCGATATTAGCCAAACCTCTGACCCCTGGTTACGCAAAATAGAAGTGATAGTAAGCCCTGTGCAGCAGGCGGATAACGTATTGGCGTTATTGGTCGGCTAT comes from the Oceanicoccus sagamiensis genome and includes:
- the gspI gene encoding type II secretion system minor pseudopilin GspI → MINKQQTGFTLLEVLIALAILAISSLAVISQTGQSLTQLERLHLKTTAMVVADNQLALLQAAPDWPAVGSQTKSVKLGEQQWQVSTDISQTSDPWLRKIEVIVSPVQQADNVLALLVGYRGKH